A region of the Leptospira levettii genome:
GAATGATGTTCCCTTACGTTCGAATATGATTGATGGGAAAGGGTATGGAACTTACATTCTTGATATTCTTCTCCCTGATGAATCTCAAATATATTCCTTGTATCTCCCTGAGGTGAGAACGAGTTTTCGTATAACAGCAGGTAATCGGGTTTTGCTCTCTGGATATCCAGGTGAAGACAAAAAGACAACGATTCCTTCTGCACAAGGACAAAGTTTTACCTTTGTCACGAAGGACCACATACAAATCAAAATAGAAGTGAGTAATTTCCATCACAAGGAAGGTGGATTACCTAATGCACCTATTTTTGGAACTGCTGAAACCGTACAAAACTATATTTTAGCTGAGAGTACAATGGACATTGCACTGACTGGTGCCTTGTTTATGTTTGGATTGTATCATTTTATTTTGTTTTTCTATCGTAATAAACAAAGAGAGGCATTTTATTTTGGATTCTTTTGTTTGGTGTTTGCCTTTCGATTACCATTTGTAGGAAGTAAAACCATTTATGCGATGTTTCCAAATATACCTTGGGAACTTGTAATTTACGTAGAGTATGCATCCGTATTTGTTTTGGGAATTTTGTTTTTATGGTTTGTGGATGGACTATTCCCACGGTTCATTGAAACAAAACTCATTCGTTATTTCAGTGCCTTCGTACAATTTATTTTAGTATATGGACTCATCATCAAACCAGAGTTTTATACAGAATTTGAAGTAGTATTCCAAGTATTAGGAATTGTATATGCAGTTTTTCTGGGAATTCGTTTGTACCAAATGGTGGCAAAAGGATTACCTGATTCTCATATTTTCTTTTTGGGATATCTGATTTTATTTTTTGGATTTGTATATGACGTATTCCTCGCCTACACAGGTGAAGGTGAATCATCTTTATCACAAATTGCTGTATTTTTATTTTTTGGAGTTCAGTCTACAATTGTGACACTTCGTACGGCTAGAACGGTTCGCAAAAAAATTCTCTTGAAAGAAGAATTTGAATCCATTAACGAACAATTTATTTTAACCAATCGGTTTTACGCAAAATTTATCCCACGAGATTTTTTGACTCACTTAGGAAAAGAAAGTATTGAAGAAGTGAAGTTAGGTGACAGTAGCGAACGGGAGATGACAGTTTTGTTCGCTGATATTTGGGAATATTGGGATATCATTTATTCCATTCCACTAGAAAACCGCATTTTATTTACAAATTCTTATTTGGGAAGAATTGGACCTTGTGTACGTAAAAACAATGGATTCATCGATAAATACATTGGAAGTGCTGTAATGGCACTTTTTGATGGTGGGATTCAAAATTCGATCAAAGCTGCAGAAGATATCCAATGGGAATTGGAAAAATACAATGAGAGAAGAAGGGGCTTTGGTTATTTACCATTACATGCAGGGATTGGAATTCATTCAGGGGATACGATGCTTGGGATTTTGGGAGAAGAAGAAAGGCTCGAGTCAACTGTCATTTCTGATACTGTAAATTTGGCGAGTCGTATCCAAGGTTTAACTAAAAAGTACAATGCGAGGATCCTTGTAAGTTTAACCTCACTGATGTTACATGAGGATTTAGATACAATTCCCTATCGAATTTTAGATTTTGTTCGTGTAAAAGGCAAACAAGAAACAGTTATGATTGCCGAAGTATTGATCCCAGGAATTGATTCTATCTCGGATCAAAAAATAGCTTATAGGGAACAATTTGAAGCCGCAATTTTTGATTATGAACGTGCTGATTTTAATTCTGCTTTAAATGGATTTAGAGAAGTCCATGCAAATAACCCAGAAGACATCGCAGCACAGATTTATATCGAAAGGTGTGAATACTACCAAACAGCAGGTGTTGGGGAAGACTGGGACGGAGTATCAGCATGGGAAAAATAAGACCAGTCCAAATGTTTTTTCCTTTCTATGGATTACTTTTTTTAGTTTTATTACAATTTTCGTGTAATTATAGTAATGCGAAAGAAGCAAAACTAGGATATTTAGAAATCCCTGATGAGTACGTGGAATCTCATAAAAAAATATCACTCAATGGTGAGTGGGAGTTTTATTGGAATGAATTGTATGGAGATTCCTTATTTCAAAAAATTGAATCAAATCAGAAAACATATGTAAAAGTTCCTTCTTCTTGGAATTCTGTCCGTCCAGAAGGGGAAGGTGGAGATGGATACGCTAGCTTTCGTTTGATGGTAAAAGTACCTGATCCTAACATTCGTTACTATTTGAGAGTACAACCTGCTACCAGTGCGTATGAGTTGTACATCAATCGGCAAAAAATTGCTGGTTCAGGTGTTGTTGGTATGGATGAAATTTCGGCAAAACCAAAATACCAAATCCAATATGTATCCTTCCAACCGGAATCCTATGAACAAGAAATCATCTATGTAGTCAGTAATTTCCACCACGCGCGTGGAGGTTACCGCAAACCAATTGAAATTGGAACAAAAGAAGTCATCCAGAATGAATCATTAATTTATTCTGCAGGTGAAGTTTTTGTTTTTGGTGCAATGCTAACGATGGCATTATACCAACTAACAGTATTTTTCTTTCGTAGAGAAGAGAAAAGTTCTTTATTTTTTGCCCTTTTTTGTTTATTCACTGGTTTACGGTTGGTTGTGTTAGATAATTTTTACATTGTGTATGCATTTCCAGATTTTTCTTGGAAATGGATGCAAGTATTGGATTATACATCTGCACCACTGCTTGTTTGTTTTTTCTTAAGTTATCTTCGTAGTTTGTTTCCGGGTAAATCAGAAGTTCCAAATTGGATGTTAAAGTTTTGTTGGAGTTTTAGTATAGCCTATGTTTTGTTCGTTTTACTTACGGATCCAAAATTATTTACTACAACCAATATTGTTTCCCAAGTTTTTATTTTATTTTTTAGTATTTGTTCTTTTTATGTAATCCTTAGAATTTATCGCCAAAGAAAACGTGACAGTAGTTTGGTGTTTTATGGATCACTGATTTTAATGTTGGGATCCACTCATGATTTGATGGCAGGAAATTATTGGTTCCAAGCACAACCTCTTATGCCGTTTTCACTTTTTGTTTTCTTTTTGTTTCAGAGTATTCTACTTGCTCGAAGAAATGCACGTTTTTATTCCTCGATGGATACTCTTACGAATGAATTGATTGATGTAAATAATCGTCTCGAATCATCAAACGAAGTGTATGCGAAATTTGTTCCTTTACGTTTGATTCAACTTTTTTCTAAAAAAATGGATTCTAAAGTAAAACGAGGAGATTTCATCGTAAAACAAATGTCAGTTCTTTCTTCCGATATCCGAGATTTTACCGCAATTTCGGAAACACTGAGTCCTGAAGAAACGTTTTTGTTTTTGAATGATTACCTAAGACAAGTTGGACCCATCATCCGTTCTCATAATGGATTTATCGAAAAATATGTGGGAGATGCCATCTTTGCACTTTTTGAAAAAGAGCCGGAAGATGCATTGTCTGCCGCGATCCAAATGCACAAAACGATTGCGAAATGGAATGCAGAGACTCATGACCACCGAGTTGGTGAAATCCAAATCGGTGTTGGTATTCACTTTGGTGAACTTATG
Encoded here:
- a CDS encoding adenylate/guanylate cyclase domain-containing protein, whose product is MTLFNRITLCLVFLTVACQLVTPSKEVTSGTLDLRSFPWKTGKAIKLQGEWKFYPHTLGEMAPDASYSLLPVPSLWNDVPLRSNMIDGKGYGTYILDILLPDESQIYSLYLPEVRTSFRITAGNRVLLSGYPGEDKKTTIPSAQGQSFTFVTKDHIQIKIEVSNFHHKEGGLPNAPIFGTAETVQNYILAESTMDIALTGALFMFGLYHFILFFYRNKQREAFYFGFFCLVFAFRLPFVGSKTIYAMFPNIPWELVIYVEYASVFVLGILFLWFVDGLFPRFIETKLIRYFSAFVQFILVYGLIIKPEFYTEFEVVFQVLGIVYAVFLGIRLYQMVAKGLPDSHIFFLGYLILFFGFVYDVFLAYTGEGESSLSQIAVFLFFGVQSTIVTLRTARTVRKKILLKEEFESINEQFILTNRFYAKFIPRDFLTHLGKESIEEVKLGDSSEREMTVLFADIWEYWDIIYSIPLENRILFTNSYLGRIGPCVRKNNGFIDKYIGSAVMALFDGGIQNSIKAAEDIQWELEKYNERRRGFGYLPLHAGIGIHSGDTMLGILGEEERLESTVISDTVNLASRIQGLTKKYNARILVSLTSLMLHEDLDTIPYRILDFVRVKGKQETVMIAEVLIPGIDSISDQKIAYREQFEAAIFDYERADFNSALNGFREVHANNPEDIAAQIYIERCEYYQTAGVGEDWDGVSAWEK
- a CDS encoding adenylate/guanylate cyclase domain-containing protein: MGKIRPVQMFFPFYGLLFLVLLQFSCNYSNAKEAKLGYLEIPDEYVESHKKISLNGEWEFYWNELYGDSLFQKIESNQKTYVKVPSSWNSVRPEGEGGDGYASFRLMVKVPDPNIRYYLRVQPATSAYELYINRQKIAGSGVVGMDEISAKPKYQIQYVSFQPESYEQEIIYVVSNFHHARGGYRKPIEIGTKEVIQNESLIYSAGEVFVFGAMLTMALYQLTVFFFRREEKSSLFFALFCLFTGLRLVVLDNFYIVYAFPDFSWKWMQVLDYTSAPLLVCFFLSYLRSLFPGKSEVPNWMLKFCWSFSIAYVLFVLLTDPKLFTTTNIVSQVFILFFSICSFYVILRIYRQRKRDSSLVFYGSLILMLGSTHDLMAGNYWFQAQPLMPFSLFVFFLFQSILLARRNARFYSSMDTLTNELIDVNNRLESSNEVYAKFVPLRLIQLFSKKMDSKVKRGDFIVKQMSVLSSDIRDFTAISETLSPEETFLFLNDYLRQVGPIIRSHNGFIEKYVGDAIFALFEKEPEDALSAAIQMHKTIAKWNAETHDHRVGEIQIGVGIHFGELMLGIVGEEQRIESAVLSDSMGVANSLESMTKKYGAKIILSLDALLELKEPDSYPHRLLDFIKIPAKQKLIGIAQVLVDGVEETFHLKIQTKEQFEESVNLFWDGDFKGAESGFTSVLKQDPSDKAASLYLERAKQYIQNGPPPGFGKGFLA